A portion of the Kribbella jejuensis genome contains these proteins:
- a CDS encoding NADH-quinone oxidoreductase subunit A, whose amino-acid sequence MHPYTPILALGVLALLFVAGSITVSALVGPKRYNRARLDSYECGIEPTPQPVGGGRFPVKYYITAMLFIVFDIEIIFLYPWAVAFDQMALFGLVEMVIFIVTVFVAYTYVWRRGGLEWD is encoded by the coding sequence ATGCACCCCTACACACCGATTCTTGCTCTTGGTGTGCTCGCGCTGCTCTTCGTGGCGGGCAGCATCACCGTGAGTGCGCTGGTCGGCCCGAAGCGGTACAACCGGGCCAGGCTGGACTCGTACGAGTGCGGCATCGAACCGACCCCGCAGCCGGTCGGCGGTGGCCGCTTCCCGGTGAAGTACTACATCACCGCGATGCTGTTCATCGTGTTCGACATCGAGATCATCTTCCTCTACCCGTGGGCGGTCGCCTTCGACCAGATGGCACTGTTCGGGCTGGTCGAGATGGTCATCTTCATCGTCACCGTCTTCGTCGCGTACACCTACGTGTGGCGCCGCGGCGGACTGGAGTGGGACTGA
- a CDS encoding PadR family transcriptional regulator, whose amino-acid sequence MSTTRLLLLGVVRIFQPAYGYQLRRELLTWNVQDWANINPGSIYTGLRTLAKHGYLQELEQDGAHRPGRTSYKLTTDGETEYFSLLRGMLWTVDGFHPDKMQATISFMWSLRRDEVIAALEARITQLESWLKSEPFSERQILEDPGTPNHVVEMFRITTARDSGELQWTRDFLGRIRNGDYSFAGEPADWTPYPGMVTHWGEIPDPPPRTS is encoded by the coding sequence ATGTCCACCACGCGGTTGCTGCTGCTCGGGGTCGTGCGGATCTTCCAGCCGGCGTACGGGTACCAGCTGCGCCGCGAGCTGCTCACCTGGAACGTGCAGGACTGGGCCAACATCAATCCCGGCTCGATCTACACCGGTCTGCGGACGCTGGCCAAGCACGGGTACCTGCAGGAGCTGGAGCAGGACGGCGCGCACCGGCCCGGGCGTACGTCGTACAAGCTGACCACGGACGGCGAGACGGAGTACTTCTCGCTGCTGCGCGGCATGTTGTGGACCGTCGACGGGTTCCACCCGGACAAGATGCAGGCCACGATCAGCTTCATGTGGTCGCTGCGCCGCGACGAGGTGATCGCCGCGCTCGAGGCACGGATCACGCAGCTGGAGTCGTGGCTGAAGTCCGAGCCGTTCTCCGAGCGGCAGATCCTGGAGGACCCTGGTACGCCGAACCACGTGGTCGAGATGTTCCGGATCACCACCGCGCGCGACAGCGGCGAGCTGCAGTGGACGCGGGATTTCCTGGGCCGAATCCGGAACGGCGACTACTCCTTCGCCGGCGAACCCGCCGACTGGACGCCCTACCCGGGCATGGTCACGCACTGGGGGGAGATCCCCGACCCGCCCCCGAGAACTTCCTGA
- a CDS encoding NADH-quinone oxidoreductase subunit C, giving the protein MSDSQPENLPATSAAGDAQTPGAEVIDQRQGMFGVRGTGDTSGFGGLRRQVALPGATPRPYGSWFDAAVDRLEGLAAEGSIEKVVVDRGELTLHIKRENLVEVCKHLRDDEALRFEFCSGVSGVNYPHETGRELHAVYHFLSITHNRRVRLEVSAPDADPHIPSIVSVYPANDWHERETWDMFGIVFDGHPALTRVLMPDDWPGHPQRKDYPLGGIDVEYKGAVIPPPDTRRSYN; this is encoded by the coding sequence GTGAGTGATTCTCAGCCCGAGAACCTTCCGGCGACTTCCGCGGCCGGCGACGCTCAGACGCCGGGCGCCGAGGTGATCGACCAGCGCCAGGGCATGTTCGGTGTCCGCGGTACCGGTGACACCTCCGGCTTCGGCGGCCTGCGCCGCCAGGTCGCGCTGCCCGGCGCGACCCCGCGGCCGTACGGCTCCTGGTTCGACGCAGCGGTGGACCGGCTGGAAGGCCTGGCCGCGGAGGGCTCGATCGAGAAGGTCGTCGTCGACCGTGGCGAGCTGACCCTGCACATCAAGCGCGAGAACCTGGTCGAGGTGTGCAAGCACCTGCGCGACGACGAGGCGCTGCGGTTCGAGTTCTGCTCCGGGGTCAGCGGGGTCAACTACCCGCACGAGACCGGCCGCGAACTGCACGCCGTGTACCACTTCCTGTCGATCACGCACAACCGCCGGGTCCGGCTGGAGGTGTCGGCGCCCGACGCCGACCCGCACATCCCGTCGATCGTCTCGGTCTACCCGGCCAACGACTGGCACGAGCGCGAGACCTGGGACATGTTCGGCATCGTCTTCGACGGTCACCCGGCGCTGACCCGGGTCCTGATGCCCGACGACTGGCCGGGCCACCCGCAGCGCAAGGACTACCCGCTCGGCGGCATCGACGTCGAGTACAAGGGCGCCGTCATCCCGCCGCCCGACACGCGGAGGTCGTACAACTGA
- a CDS encoding GNAT family N-acetyltransferase, whose amino-acid sequence MDVRVTSDPQAFEQTVFPFLQQDPVLHTIIMSNVHERATGTAGAEDEPSYFVSVHDPDVVGVAMRTPGRGVYVGALREDLAEPIADAYAAVLPDLKGVAGDRPAAMRFGRRWCELRGGEAIETRGTRLHKLIELTLLQADGTARLMRVDDVGLVAAWADGFAAEVADEVATHNREWAERHLEQGTLWIWEVDGEPVSMVGYHLPLYGVCRVGPVYTPPEHRRHGYAGALTSQVSANILASGNQACLYTDLANPTSNKIYHQAGYRPVADFVDVEFS is encoded by the coding sequence ATGGATGTCCGGGTGACGAGCGATCCGCAGGCCTTCGAGCAGACGGTTTTCCCTTTCCTGCAACAGGATCCGGTGCTGCACACGATCATCATGAGCAACGTCCACGAACGCGCCACCGGTACGGCGGGTGCTGAGGACGAACCGTCGTACTTCGTGTCCGTGCACGACCCGGACGTCGTAGGGGTGGCCATGCGGACGCCGGGGCGCGGGGTGTACGTCGGTGCACTCCGGGAGGATCTTGCTGAGCCGATCGCCGACGCGTATGCCGCGGTACTGCCGGATCTCAAGGGGGTGGCGGGTGATCGGCCCGCGGCGATGCGGTTCGGGCGGCGGTGGTGCGAGCTGCGCGGCGGCGAGGCGATCGAGACGCGTGGCACCCGCTTGCACAAGCTGATCGAGCTCACGCTGCTCCAGGCGGACGGCACCGCCCGGCTGATGCGTGTGGACGACGTCGGCCTGGTCGCCGCCTGGGCGGACGGCTTCGCCGCCGAGGTCGCCGACGAGGTCGCGACCCACAACCGCGAGTGGGCCGAGCGGCACCTGGAGCAGGGCACGCTGTGGATCTGGGAGGTCGACGGCGAACCGGTCAGCATGGTCGGCTACCACCTGCCGCTGTACGGCGTCTGCCGCGTCGGCCCGGTCTACACGCCGCCCGAGCACCGGCGGCACGGGTACGCCGGCGCCCTGACCAGCCAGGTCAGCGCCAACATCCTTGCCAGCGGCAACCAGGCCTGCCTCTACACCGACCTGGCCAACCCGACCTCCAACAAGATCTACCACCAGGCGGGCTACCGCCCGGTGGCCGACTTCGTCGACGTCGAGTTCAGCTGA
- a CDS encoding demethylmenaquinone methyltransferase, giving the protein MTRADLSKQPHDVAAMFDNVAEGYDRTNAVATMGLEKLYWRPETFKEIAPRKGLKILDLAAGTGASSTKLREAGAEVVSCDFSVGMLTVGKRRHPELDLIAGDALRLPFADSTFDVVTISWALRNVNDVPLALTEMLRVTRPGGRLVVLEQSHPTWKPFRVVYLEYMMRAVPAVAKVVSTNPEAYEYLAESTRAWLPQEPLARAIEEAGWTRVQWRNLTGGLVAIHRAVKPT; this is encoded by the coding sequence GTGACCCGCGCAGATCTCAGCAAACAACCGCACGACGTGGCGGCGATGTTCGACAACGTCGCCGAGGGGTACGACCGGACCAACGCGGTCGCGACGATGGGGCTGGAGAAGCTGTACTGGCGCCCGGAGACGTTCAAGGAGATCGCGCCGCGGAAGGGGCTGAAGATCCTCGACCTGGCGGCCGGCACCGGCGCGTCGAGCACCAAGCTGCGTGAGGCGGGCGCCGAGGTGGTGTCCTGCGACTTCTCGGTCGGCATGCTGACGGTCGGCAAGCGCCGGCACCCCGAGCTGGACCTGATCGCCGGCGACGCGCTCCGGCTGCCGTTCGCGGACAGCACGTTCGACGTGGTGACGATCTCCTGGGCGCTGCGGAACGTGAACGACGTACCGCTCGCGCTCACCGAGATGCTCCGGGTCACCCGGCCTGGCGGGCGGCTGGTCGTCCTCGAGCAGTCGCACCCGACCTGGAAGCCGTTCCGGGTGGTGTACCTGGAGTACATGATGCGCGCGGTGCCGGCGGTGGCGAAGGTGGTGTCGACGAACCCCGAGGCGTACGAGTACCTGGCCGAGTCGACCCGCGCCTGGCTGCCGCAGGAACCACTGGCCCGGGCGATCGAGGAAGCAGGCTGGACCCGGGTCCAGTGGCGCAACCTGACCGGCGGTCTGGTCGCCATCCACCGGGCCGTCAAGCCAACTTAA
- a CDS encoding NADH-quinone oxidoreductase subunit D, which translates to MTTTDPYATTRDTTEGKVFTVTGQDWDSVVSGLGEEPEERVVVNMGPQHPSTHGVLRLILELDGENVTEARCGIGYLHTGIEKNMEFRSWTQGVTFCTRMDYLSPFFNEAAYCLSVERLLGIEDQIPEKANVMRVLLMELNRISSHLVCIATGGMEIGALTVMTIGFREREKTLDLFELITGLRMNHAFIRPGGVAQDLPPGALDKIREYITWMNRHLKEYAELCNANPIFKARLQNVGYLDLAGCMALGISGPTVRSTGYALDLRKTQPYCGYETYDFDVPTWDSSDAYGRFRVRLQEMHESLKIVEQCADRLEKMDGQPVMVADKKIGWPSQLAVGADGMGNSLDHIKHIMGESMEALIHHFKLVTEGFRVPAGQAYVAIESPRGEMGAHVVSDGGTKPFRVHFRDPSFANLQAMPIMCEGGQVADVIVAVASLDPVMGGVDR; encoded by the coding sequence ATGACCACAACAGATCCGTACGCGACCACTCGGGACACCACCGAGGGCAAGGTCTTCACGGTCACCGGCCAGGACTGGGACTCGGTCGTCTCCGGTCTCGGCGAGGAGCCGGAGGAGCGCGTCGTCGTCAACATGGGCCCGCAGCACCCGTCCACGCACGGCGTACTGCGGCTGATCCTCGAGCTCGACGGTGAGAACGTGACCGAGGCCCGCTGCGGCATCGGTTACCTGCACACCGGTATCGAGAAGAACATGGAGTTCCGCTCCTGGACGCAGGGCGTCACGTTCTGCACCCGGATGGACTACCTGTCGCCGTTCTTCAACGAGGCGGCGTACTGCCTGTCGGTCGAGCGGCTGCTCGGGATCGAGGACCAGATCCCGGAGAAGGCCAACGTCATGCGGGTGCTGCTGATGGAGCTCAACCGGATCAGCAGCCACCTGGTCTGTATCGCCACCGGCGGTATGGAGATCGGTGCGCTGACCGTGATGACGATCGGCTTCCGCGAGCGCGAGAAGACCCTGGACCTGTTCGAGCTGATCACCGGCCTGCGGATGAACCACGCGTTCATCCGGCCGGGCGGTGTCGCGCAGGACCTGCCGCCGGGTGCGCTGGACAAGATCCGCGAGTACATCACCTGGATGAACCGGCACCTCAAGGAGTACGCCGAGCTCTGCAACGCCAACCCGATCTTCAAGGCGCGGCTGCAGAACGTCGGCTACCTGGATCTGGCCGGCTGCATGGCGCTCGGCATCTCCGGCCCGACGGTGCGCTCCACCGGCTACGCGCTGGACCTGCGCAAGACCCAGCCGTACTGCGGTTACGAGACGTACGACTTCGACGTACCGACCTGGGACTCCTCCGACGCCTACGGCCGCTTCCGGGTCCGGCTGCAGGAGATGCACGAGTCGCTGAAGATCGTCGAGCAGTGCGCCGACCGGCTGGAGAAGATGGACGGTCAGCCGGTGATGGTCGCCGACAAGAAGATCGGCTGGCCGAGCCAGCTGGCGGTCGGCGCCGACGGGATGGGCAACTCGCTCGACCACATCAAGCACATCATGGGCGAGTCGATGGAAGCGCTCATCCACCACTTCAAGCTGGTCACCGAGGGCTTCCGGGTCCCGGCCGGCCAGGCCTACGTGGCGATCGAGTCGCCGCGCGGCGAGATGGGTGCGCACGTCGTCTCCGACGGCGGCACCAAGCCGTTCCGGGTGCACTTCCGTGACCCGTCCTTCGCAAACCTGCAGGCGATGCCGATCATGTGCGAGGGCGGCCAGGTCGCCGACGTGATCGTCGCCGTCGCCAGCCTTGACCCGGTGATGGGTGGAGTGGACCGCTAA
- a CDS encoding NuoB/complex I 20 kDa subunit family protein has translation MGLEEQLPAGVLLSTVEGLLGYMRKASLWPATFGLACCAIEMMTTGAPRYDAARFGMEVFRASPRQADLMIVAGRVSQKMAPVLRQIYDQMPGPKWVLAMGVCASSGGMFNNYAIVQGVDHVVPVDMYLPGCPPRPEMLLDAFLKIHDQIQHMKLGAHKKALQTEQEAAALTAAPTIEMKGLLR, from the coding sequence ATGGGTCTTGAGGAACAGCTTCCGGCCGGCGTACTGCTGAGCACCGTCGAAGGACTGCTCGGCTACATGCGCAAGGCCTCGTTGTGGCCGGCAACCTTCGGGCTGGCCTGCTGCGCCATCGAGATGATGACCACCGGCGCCCCGCGCTACGACGCCGCGCGGTTCGGTATGGAGGTCTTCCGGGCCTCGCCGCGGCAGGCCGACCTGATGATCGTGGCCGGCCGGGTGAGCCAGAAGATGGCTCCGGTGCTGCGCCAGATCTACGACCAGATGCCCGGCCCGAAGTGGGTGCTGGCGATGGGCGTCTGCGCGTCGTCCGGCGGCATGTTCAACAACTACGCGATCGTGCAGGGCGTGGACCACGTGGTCCCGGTCGACATGTACCTGCCGGGCTGCCCGCCGCGGCCGGAGATGCTGCTGGACGCGTTCCTGAAGATCCACGACCAGATCCAGCACATGAAGCTCGGCGCGCACAAGAAGGCGCTGCAGACCGAGCAGGAGGCCGCGGCCCTGACCGCCGCGCCGACCATTGAGATGAAGGGGCTGCTCCGGTGA
- a CDS encoding isochorismate synthase → MSASPGSRAALATRGPAPQLVVRSQPVDGVSAHLLDHLPDEGGLAWVRRGDGHVGWGVAARLDVAGSNRFEKAARWWQELVGAAVVRDEIGVPGSGLVCFGSFGFTDSDPSELVVPEVIVGRRAGTTWVTTISPASSLAAPPELELHEPSPVYDVTFADGARTGTDWSSIVADAVRRITAGDLDKVVLARDLIAIAEQPIDLRWPLHRLATAYPNCWTFSVDGLIGATPELLVRREKGLITSRVLAGTIRRTGDDAHDLALAASLARSSKDLEEHEFAVRSVADALEPHCSSMNVPETPFVLHLPNVMHLATDVAGVANNGASALGLAAALHPSAAVCGTPTPVARDLIGEIEGMQRGRFSGPVGWMDAAGDGEWCIALRCGQADPDDTRRMRLFAGAGIVAGSNPDAELAETNAKLVPMRDALGD, encoded by the coding sequence GTGAGTGCATCTCCAGGTAGCCGTGCGGCCCTCGCGACCCGAGGCCCCGCACCGCAGTTGGTGGTTCGCAGTCAACCGGTGGACGGGGTGTCGGCGCACCTGCTCGACCATCTGCCGGACGAGGGCGGGCTGGCGTGGGTCCGGCGTGGCGACGGTCACGTCGGCTGGGGCGTCGCCGCCCGGCTGGACGTTGCCGGGAGCAACCGGTTCGAGAAGGCCGCGCGCTGGTGGCAGGAACTCGTCGGCGCCGCGGTGGTCCGCGACGAGATCGGCGTACCGGGCTCCGGGCTGGTCTGCTTCGGATCGTTCGGCTTCACCGATTCCGACCCCAGTGAGCTGGTCGTACCGGAAGTGATCGTCGGCCGTCGCGCCGGCACCACCTGGGTGACCACGATCTCCCCGGCGAGCTCGCTGGCCGCGCCGCCGGAGCTGGAGCTGCACGAGCCGTCGCCGGTGTACGACGTGACGTTCGCCGACGGCGCCCGGACCGGGACGGACTGGTCGAGCATCGTCGCGGACGCGGTCCGCCGGATCACCGCGGGCGACCTGGACAAGGTGGTACTGGCCCGCGACCTGATCGCGATCGCGGAGCAGCCGATCGACCTGCGCTGGCCGCTGCACCGGCTCGCGACGGCGTACCCGAACTGCTGGACGTTCTCCGTCGACGGGCTGATCGGCGCGACCCCGGAACTGCTCGTCCGCCGGGAGAAGGGCCTGATCACGTCCCGCGTGCTCGCCGGGACGATCCGCCGTACCGGAGACGACGCGCACGACCTGGCGCTGGCCGCGTCGCTGGCGCGGTCCTCGAAGGACCTCGAGGAGCACGAGTTCGCGGTCCGCTCGGTCGCCGACGCGCTCGAGCCGCACTGCTCGTCGATGAACGTCCCGGAGACCCCGTTCGTGCTGCACCTGCCGAACGTGATGCACCTGGCCACCGACGTCGCCGGTGTCGCGAACAACGGCGCCTCCGCACTCGGCCTGGCCGCTGCGCTGCACCCGTCCGCTGCCGTCTGCGGTACGCCGACCCCGGTCGCGCGGGACCTGATCGGCGAGATCGAGGGCATGCAGCGGGGCCGGTTCAGCGGACCGGTCGGCTGGATGGACGCCGCGGGCGACGGCGAGTGGTGCATCGCACTCCGCTGCGGCCAGGCCGACCCGGACGACACCCGCCGGATGCGGCTGTTCGCGGGCGCCGGCATCGTGGCGGGCTCCAACCCCGACGCCGAACTGGCCGAAACCAACGCCAAGCTGGTCCCGATGCGAGACGCTCTAGGAGATTGA
- the nuoE gene encoding NADH-quinone oxidoreductase subunit NuoE has product MAENHTTSTDKTVPYSTGDSAITETTIAEMRELAARYPQGRSALLPMLHLVQSVEGRVTPEGIEACADVLGLTGAEVSAVATFYTMYKRRPVGDYHVGVCTNTLCAVMGGDLIFERLKQHLDVGNDETTEDGKITLEHLECNAACDYAPVMMVNWEFFDDMTPQSATQLVDDLRAGAEVKSPRGATICTWREAERVLAGYPDGRADEGPTGGKASLAGLRLARERNWSAPAGNGSGHTGRAAESTVSPEAAAGPRPSDQPGKESQAVNGEDTRKED; this is encoded by the coding sequence ATGGCCGAGAACCACACGACGAGTACCGACAAGACCGTGCCGTACAGCACCGGCGACTCGGCGATCACCGAGACCACGATCGCGGAGATGCGCGAGCTCGCGGCACGGTACCCGCAGGGCCGGTCCGCGCTGCTGCCGATGCTGCACCTGGTGCAGTCGGTCGAGGGCCGGGTGACGCCGGAGGGCATCGAGGCGTGCGCCGACGTGCTCGGGCTGACCGGCGCCGAGGTGTCGGCGGTCGCCACCTTCTACACGATGTACAAGCGCCGCCCGGTCGGTGACTACCACGTCGGCGTCTGCACCAACACGCTGTGCGCGGTGATGGGCGGCGACCTGATCTTCGAGCGGCTCAAGCAGCACCTGGACGTCGGCAACGACGAGACCACCGAGGACGGCAAGATCACCCTCGAGCACCTCGAGTGCAACGCGGCCTGCGACTACGCCCCGGTGATGATGGTCAACTGGGAGTTCTTCGACGACATGACGCCGCAGTCCGCGACCCAGCTGGTCGACGACCTGCGCGCGGGCGCCGAGGTGAAGTCGCCGCGCGGCGCGACGATCTGCACCTGGCGCGAGGCCGAGCGGGTGCTCGCCGGATACCCGGACGGCCGCGCCGACGAGGGCCCGACCGGTGGCAAGGCCTCGCTGGCCGGCCTCCGGCTGGCCCGCGAGCGCAACTGGTCCGCCCCGGCCGGCAACGGCTCCGGCCACACCGGCCGCGCCGCCGAGTCGACGGTCTCCCCGGAGGCCGCGGCCGGTCCGCGACCGTCCGACCAGCCGGGCAAGGAGTCCCAGGCGGTCAACGGCGAAGACACCCGGAAGGAGGACTGA
- a CDS encoding ATP-binding cassette domain-containing protein codes for MMIEARGLVRTFKTKRGAVQAVQGVDLDVADGEIVGFLGPNGAGKTTTMRMLATLIKPTSGTATVAGCDLAKDPVGVRRGIGYVPQSGSTLPEAVAGDEVVDHARLYGVPKAKAAADGQRLFEELDLPGLWRRQCKTLSGGQRRRLDIVMGLIHDPKLIFLDEPTTGLDPQARANLWEHIRGLRDRGATIFLTTHYLDEADALCDRILVIDHGRIVASGTPENLKQQVSGDAVRLSLAEAAQAPAVMKIVRELDGAVEVEADDDVVGFRIPRGGSVLPGLLRSIDAQGIELHGVEVHRPTLDDVFLTMTGRSLRDEGATPEVEKESAA; via the coding sequence ATGATGATCGAAGCGCGCGGGCTGGTGCGGACGTTCAAGACGAAGCGGGGGGCGGTCCAGGCCGTCCAGGGGGTTGATCTCGATGTGGCCGACGGCGAGATCGTCGGCTTCCTGGGCCCGAACGGGGCCGGCAAGACCACGACGATGCGGATGCTCGCGACGCTTATCAAGCCGACCAGCGGGACCGCGACGGTCGCCGGGTGCGATCTCGCGAAGGACCCGGTCGGCGTCCGCCGCGGCATCGGGTACGTGCCGCAGAGCGGCTCCACGCTGCCCGAGGCGGTGGCCGGCGACGAGGTGGTCGACCACGCCCGGCTGTACGGCGTGCCGAAGGCGAAAGCGGCCGCGGACGGTCAGCGCCTGTTCGAGGAGCTGGACCTGCCCGGGCTGTGGCGCCGGCAGTGCAAGACCCTGTCCGGCGGGCAGCGCCGGCGACTGGACATCGTGATGGGCCTGATCCACGATCCGAAGCTGATCTTCCTGGACGAGCCAACCACCGGCCTCGACCCGCAGGCCCGGGCGAACCTCTGGGAGCACATCCGCGGCCTGCGGGACCGCGGCGCGACGATCTTCCTGACCACGCACTACCTGGACGAGGCGGACGCGCTGTGTGACCGGATCCTGGTCATCGACCACGGCCGGATCGTTGCCTCCGGCACGCCGGAGAACCTCAAGCAGCAAGTTTCCGGCGACGCTGTCCGGCTCAGTCTCGCGGAGGCCGCGCAGGCGCCGGCGGTGATGAAGATCGTCCGCGAGCTCGACGGTGCCGTCGAGGTGGAGGCCGACGACGACGTGGTCGGGTTCCGGATCCCGCGCGGCGGGTCGGTGCTGCCCGGCCTGCTCCGCTCGATCGATGCCCAGGGCATCGAGTTGCACGGGGTCGAGGTTCACCGGCCGACCCTGGACGACGTTTTCCTGACCATGACCGGTCGTTCGTTGCGCGACGAGGGCGCCACGCCCGAGGTGGAGAAGGAGTCTGCAGCATGA
- a CDS encoding geranylgeranyl reductase family protein has product MSQSVPSGQQAETADVIVVGAGPAGSAAAYHLANAGLDVLLLEKTAFPREKVCGDGLTPRGTKQLINMGIDISEEAGWIRNYGLRIQGAGHQLQLDWPDLASHPNYGLTRNRMDFDDMLARQAVKAGARLRERTNVSGPILDDRGHIVGVTAKPVDDNGRRAGDDLEFRAPLVMAADGNSSRLSISMGLHKRDDRPMGVAVRTYFTSPRTNDDYLESWLELWADDPKQPGGTVLLPGYGWIFGMGDGTVNVGLGILNTSEAFGKVDYADLLKAWLKNTPEEWQFRDEFQTIPIRGAALPMGFNRQPHYTRGLMLLGDAGGMVNPFNGEGIPYAMESGAFAAEVAAQALRRQPNQRERALSAYPKALKQEYGGYYTLGRIFVKLIGNPEVMRLCTKYGLPRTTLMKFTLKLLANLTDPRDGDVMDKIINGLTKLAPAA; this is encoded by the coding sequence ATGAGCCAGAGCGTGCCGAGCGGGCAGCAGGCGGAGACCGCCGATGTGATCGTCGTCGGTGCCGGACCCGCCGGATCGGCGGCCGCGTACCACCTGGCGAACGCCGGTCTCGACGTGCTGCTGCTGGAGAAGACCGCGTTCCCGCGGGAGAAGGTGTGCGGTGACGGGCTGACCCCGCGCGGCACCAAGCAGCTGATCAACATGGGCATCGACATCTCCGAAGAGGCCGGCTGGATCCGCAACTACGGCCTCCGGATCCAGGGCGCCGGGCACCAGTTGCAGCTGGACTGGCCGGACCTGGCCAGCCACCCGAACTACGGCCTGACCCGCAACCGGATGGACTTCGACGACATGCTCGCCCGGCAGGCCGTGAAGGCCGGAGCGCGGCTGCGTGAGCGGACCAACGTCAGCGGCCCGATCCTGGACGACCGCGGCCACATCGTCGGCGTCACCGCGAAGCCGGTGGACGACAACGGCCGGCGGGCCGGCGACGACCTCGAGTTCCGGGCGCCACTGGTGATGGCGGCCGACGGCAACTCGTCCCGGCTGAGCATCTCGATGGGCCTGCACAAGCGCGACGACCGCCCGATGGGCGTCGCCGTCCGGACGTACTTCACCAGCCCGCGGACCAACGACGACTACCTCGAGTCCTGGCTGGAGCTGTGGGCCGACGACCCGAAGCAGCCCGGCGGCACGGTGCTGCTGCCCGGGTACGGCTGGATCTTCGGGATGGGCGACGGCACCGTCAACGTCGGCCTCGGCATCCTGAACACCTCCGAGGCCTTCGGCAAGGTCGACTACGCCGACCTGCTGAAGGCCTGGCTGAAGAACACGCCGGAGGAGTGGCAGTTCCGCGACGAGTTCCAGACCATCCCGATCCGGGGCGCGGCACTGCCGATGGGCTTCAACCGGCAGCCGCACTACACCCGCGGCCTGATGCTGCTCGGCGACGCCGGCGGCATGGTCAACCCGTTCAACGGCGAGGGCATCCCGTACGCGATGGAGTCCGGGGCGTTCGCCGCCGAGGTCGCCGCCCAGGCGCTGCGCCGGCAGCCGAACCAGCGCGAGCGCGCGCTCTCGGCGTACCCGAAGGCGCTGAAGCAGGAGTACGGCGGCTACTACACGCTCGGCCGGATCTTCGTGAAGCTGATCGGAAATCCGGAGGTGATGCGGCTGTGCACCAAGTACGGTCTGCCGCGCACCACGCTGATGAAGTTCACCTTGAAGTTGCTTGCCAACCTCACCGACCCGCGGGACGGGGACGTGATGGACAAGATCATCAACGGGCTCACGAAGCTGGCTCCCGCCGCCTGA
- a CDS encoding MBL fold metallo-hydrolase, with product MKLTKFAHACVRLEKDGKVLLIDPGVFSESAAFEQADAVLITHEHPDHVDAERLKRLQAPIFTTAGVAAGLDDERVTVVADGQSFEAAGFTVRAYGKDHAVILPELGVPCENIGLLIEDAVYHPGDSFTQPDREVHTNLVPISGPWFSLPSAVEYARSVKAQQTVGIHNALLSDVGLGMMQRWIGEAGGRPYHGLTPGQSIELS from the coding sequence TTGAAGCTCACGAAGTTCGCACATGCCTGTGTCCGGTTGGAGAAGGACGGCAAGGTACTGCTGATCGACCCGGGCGTGTTCTCCGAGAGCGCGGCCTTCGAGCAGGCGGACGCGGTCCTGATCACCCACGAGCACCCCGACCACGTCGACGCCGAGCGACTGAAGAGGCTGCAGGCACCGATCTTCACCACGGCGGGCGTCGCGGCCGGGCTCGATGACGAGCGGGTCACGGTGGTGGCGGACGGACAGTCGTTCGAGGCGGCCGGCTTCACGGTCCGGGCGTACGGCAAGGACCACGCGGTGATCCTGCCGGAGCTCGGCGTACCGTGCGAGAACATCGGCTTGCTGATCGAGGACGCCGTCTACCACCCGGGCGACTCGTTCACCCAGCCGGACCGCGAGGTGCACACCAACCTGGTCCCGATCTCCGGCCCGTGGTTCTCGCTGCCGTCGGCCGTCGAGTACGCCCGCTCCGTCAAGGCACAGCAAACGGTGGGCATCCACAACGCCCTGCTCAGCGACGTCGGCCTCGGCATGATGCAACGCTGGATCGGCGAGGCCGGTGGCCGCCCGTACCACGGCCTGACCCCGGGTCAGTCGATCGAGCTCAGCTGA